The following proteins are co-located in the Pan troglodytes isolate AG18354 chromosome 5, NHGRI_mPanTro3-v2.0_pri, whole genome shotgun sequence genome:
- the RWDD1 gene encoding RWD domain-containing protein 1 isoform X2 translates to MVMIFTLVTAVQEKLNEIVDQIKTRREEEKKQKEKEAEEAEKQLFHGTPVTIENFLNWKAKFDAELLEIKKKRMKEEEQAGKNKLSGKQLFETDHNLDTSDIQFLEDAGNNVEVDESLFQEMDDLELEDDEDDPDYNPADPESDSAD, encoded by the exons ATGGTGATGATTTTTACTCTAGTGACAGCTGtgcaagaaaaattaaatgaaatagtagatcagataaaaactagaagagaagaagaaaagaaacaaaaagaaaaagaagcagaagaagctgaaaag cAATTATTCCATGGTACTCCAGTTACAATTGAGAATTTCTTAAATTGGAAAGCCAAGTTTGATGCAGaactcttggaaattaaaaagaaaaggatgaaagaagaagaacaagcaggaaaaaataaattaagtg ggaaacAACTATTTGAAACAGATCATAATCTTGACACATCTGATATCCAGTTCTTGGAGGATG CTGGAAACAACGTGGAGGTAGATGAGTCTTTGTTCCAAGAAATGGATGACTTGGAGCTGGAGGATGATGAAGATGATCCAGACTATAATCCTGCTGACCCAGAGAGTGACTCAGCTGACTAA